One part of the Asterias amurensis chromosome 11, ASM3211899v1 genome encodes these proteins:
- the LOC139943996 gene encoding uncharacterized protein, with protein sequence MFAKSKRNLVLFVMLMTAETCFARGLLTSRVRPPDKNKICQDELGADYVWEEHVLTCVRCTSCTPEAQDPHCVTCRELGIIQTVQSPLSGSTTPQPVVQSSTILQPSSTMTYSTATGMGSTSQTNRTNDDNKGSEARGGPYWIIPTCLIGAVIVVILIGCGLWMFKYKKKVPEPQMAQQETGLPSEFHPMVVLSTDDTGNHTAEDV encoded by the exons ATGTTTGCTAAAAGCAAAAGAAACTTGGTGTTATTCGTAATGCTTATGACAGCTGAAACTTGCTTTGCACGTGGCTTGTTAACTAGTA GAGTTAGACCCCCGGACAAGAACAAGATCTGCCAGGATGAACTTGGTGCCGACTATGTATGGGAAGAGCATGTTTTGACATGTGTGAGGTGTACATCTTGTACACCAGAAGCGCAGGATCCACACTGTGTCACATGTCGTG AACTTGGAATAATCCAAACTGTCCAATCCCCCTTAAGTGGAAGTACTACCCCGCAGCCTGTTGTACAGAGCTCCACAATACTCCAACCATCATCCACAATGACGTACTCGACTGCCACTGGGATGGGCTCTACCAGCCAGACAAATCGCACAAATGATGACAACAAAG GGAGTGAAGCGAGGGGTGGACCATATTGGATAATACCGACATGTTTGATAGGAGCAGTTATAGTGGTCATCCTCATCGGTTGTGGGTTGTGGATGTTCAAGTATAAAAAAAAGG TACCGGAACCTCAAATGGCACAACAAGAGACTGGACTCCCATCTGAGTTTCATCCCATGGTAGTCTTATCAACTGATGATACGGGGAACCACACAGCTGAAGACGTGTAG
- the LOC139943913 gene encoding alpha-N-acetyl-neuraminyl-2,3-beta-galactosyl-1,3-N-acetyl-galactosaminide alpha-2,6-sialyltransferase-like codes for MLSVARVKKLGGMFFIAFCFQYMILFYVFAQSTAPDQKHKLIPRHATTKDIRGPTYHVHKVDPMSVSMREAYESRRLLVESNRPRLVSRREIIEEYRNPSSTMTESPAGSKRYIPLGRQTSGEEFLSCGTCALVSNSGHITHSRRGDEIDEAECVFRLNSAPTIGYELDVGRKTTVRVISQEGLSELIANASTLLDNHPSLKNVFVHGSEHAFTLGSIPRVMDSLSSKYPRVGFYRPSKALDGEADAEFEKHTGKHRLSSGTELSTGLYALMIMKDVCGEINVYGMVPEDYCRLHPNSNIPYSYYKKPVLPECMMYEYHENVDQGGKRLMTERRIFRNWAKSSRISFHDPSWD; via the exons ATGTTGTCAGTCGCAAGAGTTAAGAAGTTGGGCGGTATGTTCTTCATCGCATTCTGCTTCCAGTACATGATCCTCTTCTATGTTTTCGCCCAGTCTACAGCCCCAGACCAAAAACACAAGCTCATACCTCGCCATGCTACAACCAAAGATATCCGCGGCCCGACGTATCACGTCCACAAGGTCGACCCAATGTCAGTGTCCATGAGGGAGGCGTACGAGAGCCGAAGACTACTCGTGGAGAGCAACCGGCCGAGACTGGTATCTCGTCGGGAGATTATCGAAGAGTATCGGAACCCATCTTCAACAATGACTGAGTCACCTGCTGGATCCAAGCGGTATATCCCGTTGGGAAGACAGACCAGCGGAGAGGAGTTTCTAAGCTGTGGGACCTGCGCTCTTGTTTCCAATTCAG GTCACATTACACACTCCAGAAGAGGCGATGAAATTGACGAAGCCGAATGCGTTTTCAGGTTGAACTCGGCACCAACCATTGGGTACGAACTAGACGTGGGCCGCAAGACAACCGTTAGGGTCATCTCTCAGGAAGG TTTGTCTGAGTTAATAGCGAATGCCAGCACGCTACTTGACAATCACCCGTCGTTGAAGAACGTCTTCGTTCATGGCTCGGAGCATGCATTCACCCTCGGCTCCATACCAAGGGTAATGGACAGCCTTTCATCAAAGTACCCCAGGGTGGGTTTCTACCGCCCCTCAAAGGCTCTGGATGGGGAAGCAGATGCTGAATTTGAAAAGCACACTGGAAAACACAG ACTTTCCTCAGGGACAGAACTTTCAACTGGTCTGTATGCCCTCATGATCATGAAAGATGTGTGTGGAGAAATCAACGTCTACGGCATGGTGCCAGAGGACTATTGCAG GTTGCATCCCAACAGCAATATCCCCTACAGCTACTACAAGAAGCCAGTCTTACCAGAGTGCATGATGTATGAATACCACGAGAACGTGGACCAAGGAGGAAAGAGACTCATGACTGAGCGACGCATCTTCCGAAACTGGGCCAAGAGCAGCCGCATCAGCTTCCACGACCCTTCCTGGGACTAA